Proteins encoded in a region of the Zea mays cultivar B73 chromosome 4, Zm-B73-REFERENCE-NAM-5.0, whole genome shotgun sequence genome:
- the LOC118477001 gene encoding uncharacterized protein, with translation MEAIKIGLTPETWPGVVGFPVLDAVNIIRQERPDITEVRVLPPNEAPSPLVEGTVRVCIYNDIVNGQAVVVRPEPYIG, from the coding sequence ATGGAGGCAATCAAGATTGGTTTAACACCCGAAACATGGCCCGGTGTGGTTGGCTTCCCGGTTTTAGATGCAGTTAATATTATCCGTCAAGAGAGGCCAGATATAACAGAAGTTCGAGTACTCCCTCCAAATGAGGCCCCATCACCACTCGTGGAAGGCACTGTACGTGTTTGTATCTACAACGACATCGTCAATGGTCAGGCTGTTGTGGTTAGACCAGAGCCATATATTGGCTAG